Proteins encoded by one window of Flagellimonas lutaonensis:
- a CDS encoding divalent metal cation transporter, whose translation MKKIKQLIKLVGPGLLFASMAIGTSHLVLSTKGGAQYGWVMVIPIVLANILKYPFFEFGVRYTNVTHKSLIQGYRDLGKRYLWVYALVTVVSIFTLLAALYVVTSGLLMNLLKISGTNLGMTALALFAFISTLLIIGRYKFLENSLKVVISILFVALLVTTVMVLYKGQAAPIANFEQPKIFDEVGILFLISLMGWMPTAVEASGWVSLWSIEKLKSSKNKPSFKEALGEFNLGYFMTALLAIFFLIIGWMTLYGTGVELSGNAVVFADQVVTLFTAHIGNWAYIFIAVAAFATMFSTCMTAHDAVARVSLDVLSKLYPNIGIFSRKSSFALTVVILALINWMVILLFSANMGQLVALATFVSFVMAPIVGWMNLKAVMGNDMPQRYRPNKSLQFLTYVGMIFLSLFALYYCWMVLLD comes from the coding sequence ATCAAAAAAATCAAACAACTGATCAAGTTGGTCGGGCCAGGCCTGTTATTTGCCAGTATGGCCATCGGCACTTCGCATTTGGTTCTTTCCACAAAAGGCGGGGCACAATATGGTTGGGTAATGGTCATTCCCATAGTGTTGGCCAATATTCTCAAATATCCTTTTTTTGAGTTTGGGGTCCGGTACACCAACGTTACCCATAAAAGCTTGATACAGGGCTACCGTGATTTGGGCAAACGTTATCTTTGGGTGTACGCCCTGGTAACGGTAGTCTCTATATTTACGCTATTGGCCGCCCTTTATGTGGTTACCTCTGGCCTGCTCATGAATCTCCTCAAGATTTCTGGCACCAATTTGGGTATGACCGCACTCGCCCTTTTTGCCTTTATAAGTACCCTGCTTATCATTGGCCGCTATAAATTTCTAGAAAACTCTTTGAAGGTGGTCATTTCCATATTATTTGTGGCCCTGCTTGTTACCACCGTGATGGTGCTATACAAGGGGCAAGCAGCGCCTATCGCCAATTTTGAACAGCCAAAAATATTTGATGAAGTGGGTATTCTCTTTTTGATTAGCCTTATGGGGTGGATGCCCACTGCCGTTGAAGCTTCAGGATGGGTGAGCTTATGGAGTATTGAAAAACTGAAATCGTCGAAAAATAAACCTTCGTTCAAAGAGGCATTGGGTGAATTCAATTTGGGCTATTTTATGACCGCACTCTTGGCCATTTTCTTTTTGATCATAGGATGGATGACCCTTTACGGAACCGGGGTCGAACTAAGTGGCAATGCCGTGGTATTTGCCGACCAAGTGGTAACCCTGTTCACGGCACACATAGGCAATTGGGCCTATATTTTCATTGCTGTGGCCGCTTTTGCCACTATGTTCAGTACTTGTATGACAGCCCATGATGCGGTTGCACGGGTCAGTTTGGATGTACTGTCAAAGCTCTACCCAAACATTGGGATATTTTCAAGAAAATCCTCATTTGCCTTAACAGTGGTCATTCTGGCCCTGATCAATTGGATGGTCATTTTACTTTTCAGTGCCAATATGGGGCAACTGGTGGCCTTGGCTACCTTTGTCTCTTTTGTTATGGCGCCCATAGTGGGATGGATGAACCTTAAAGCCGTAATGGGCAATGACATGCCGCAACGATACCGCCCAAACAAATCACTGCAATTTTTGACCTATGTGGGCATGATATTCTTATCACTTTTTGCCCTGTATTACTGTTGGATGGTGTTATTGGATTGA
- a CDS encoding OmpA family protein, translating to MMKSTLWVVLMLLFTSAFAQDKRSKGDSYFFQYAYNQAIVEYEKQKAEGTLTPQQELNLADAYFKTNAYDKASKLYLEAYKRDTLMGNHHFNKMLQSFSKVGNTERVDAFLATKSGQLEQELLENADFNRELLESNTAGELQFEIFNMGSNSPQSDFAPAFFKERLLFSSGRPQEKKKQYAPMGESYLDIYVGRIGPNGEVLNANPFSGIPQSDYHKATPYYSEALNAILYVLSNTENGELAFDDNGKNALSIAMQVVDGQFRLLLRDLSTSFYYPFYEAETGKLYFAANFEDGYGGTDLYYVYTNNGQIMSAPVNLGPRINSPGNEIAPFVFESSLYFSSDVFYGMGGMDIYKSNFEEEGNFSIPVNLGPGVNSKDDDFGFIMRNEGDGLLGYFSSNRPGGRGKDDIYGFKVDEKPGLKTIALRGKVVKPYDNDEGVAKAAVRVLDKNGAVLKEVYSDEDGNYRLEIPWREEVTLQATKDRHSIFTEKLQFLEGLDQKEGFKVDIGLSLYDDLVEEKEGQKVVKLDKFYFDRGLAKITPEIAKELDKVVEFVQQFPAVQLRIETYTDSRGGSSANFRLTQQRSDAIKKYLLDKGVPASNILYSVGYGEQKILNNCHNGAFCLEMLHKQNQRSLIVVLNDNVMFE from the coding sequence ATGATGAAATCTACTTTATGGGTTGTTTTGATGCTTTTGTTCACATCGGCGTTTGCCCAAGACAAACGGTCGAAGGGTGATAGCTATTTCTTTCAATACGCCTACAACCAGGCCATAGTCGAATACGAAAAGCAAAAGGCCGAGGGGACGCTTACCCCACAACAAGAGCTGAATTTGGCAGATGCCTATTTCAAGACAAATGCCTACGACAAGGCCTCCAAACTATATCTAGAAGCGTACAAAAGGGATACCCTGATGGGCAACCATCATTTCAACAAAATGTTGCAAAGCTTTTCCAAAGTGGGAAATACAGAGCGGGTCGATGCTTTTTTGGCCACCAAATCAGGCCAGCTTGAACAAGAACTGCTAGAGAACGCTGATTTTAACCGAGAATTGTTAGAGTCCAACACAGCCGGCGAATTGCAATTTGAAATCTTTAATATGGGCAGCAACAGTCCACAATCAGATTTTGCACCAGCCTTTTTTAAAGAGAGATTGCTCTTTAGCAGTGGTCGCCCACAAGAAAAGAAAAAGCAGTATGCACCGATGGGAGAATCGTATCTCGACATTTATGTCGGTCGTATAGGGCCCAATGGCGAGGTATTGAACGCAAATCCTTTTTCGGGCATACCCCAGTCTGATTACCATAAGGCAACACCTTATTACTCTGAAGCTCTTAACGCGATTCTTTATGTGTTGTCAAATACCGAGAATGGTGAGTTGGCCTTTGATGACAATGGAAAAAACGCACTTTCAATTGCAATGCAGGTGGTGGATGGTCAGTTCAGGCTTCTGTTGCGCGATTTAAGCACATCATTCTATTATCCGTTTTATGAGGCTGAAACCGGCAAGCTGTATTTTGCCGCCAATTTTGAAGATGGCTATGGAGGCACTGACCTATATTACGTTTATACCAATAACGGACAAATAATGTCTGCCCCGGTAAACTTGGGCCCCCGCATCAATTCGCCGGGTAATGAGATAGCACCCTTTGTTTTTGAGAGCAGCCTCTATTTTTCTTCGGATGTGTTCTACGGCATGGGGGGCATGGACATTTATAAGAGCAATTTCGAAGAAGAGGGTAATTTTAGTATACCCGTGAACTTGGGTCCTGGGGTTAATTCAAAAGATGATGATTTCGGTTTCATTATGCGGAATGAGGGAGATGGACTTCTTGGCTATTTCTCCTCAAATAGGCCCGGAGGCCGGGGCAAAGACGACATTTACGGCTTTAAGGTTGATGAAAAACCAGGTCTAAAGACCATTGCCCTTCGCGGAAAGGTCGTCAAGCCTTACGACAATGATGAGGGGGTTGCAAAAGCGGCTGTTCGGGTTTTGGACAAGAACGGCGCAGTGTTAAAAGAAGTGTATTCAGATGAGGATGGCAACTATCGTTTGGAGATACCGTGGCGAGAAGAAGTAACGCTCCAGGCCACAAAAGACCGACACTCTATATTCACTGAAAAACTTCAGTTTTTAGAGGGTCTGGACCAAAAAGAAGGTTTTAAGGTTGATATTGGCCTCTCGTTATATGACGATTTGGTCGAAGAAAAAGAAGGCCAGAAAGTGGTCAAACTCGATAAATTCTATTTCGATAGGGGATTGGCCAAAATTACCCCAGAAATAGCCAAAGAACTGGATAAGGTGGTCGAATTTGTACAGCAATTTCCAGCGGTACAATTGCGTATTGAAACATATACCGATAGCCGTGGGGGCAGCAGCGCAAACTTTAGGCTTACCCAGCAAAGGTCTGATGCCATAAAAAAATATCTGCTCGATAAGGGCGTGCCAGCCTCGAATATTCTGTATTCTGTGGGTTATGGAGAACAGAAGATATTGAACAATTGCCACAACGGGGCCTTCTGCCTTGAGATGTTGCACAAACAGAACCAACGTTCACTGATAGTCGTGTTGAACGATAATGTTATGTTTGAATAA